A genome region from Dendrosporobacter quercicolus includes the following:
- a CDS encoding nitroreductase family protein, which translates to MGAVLDGIKNRRSIRKYKADEVPKDKLLKVLEAANWAPSNGNEQAWNFFVARGEAVVKVCKVFSDFARDYIPKAAYIPDDQKAAMLKYAENFGGAPIHIIITYELFEGNAEKTEKSLMAACAAVQNLLLAAWEEGLGTVWIGGETCHSSITREVLGLRNTQKIAAIIPIGYPAEAPLVTREDVQSKITWIGF; encoded by the coding sequence ATGGGTGCAGTGCTTGACGGAATTAAAAACAGACGCAGCATAAGAAAGTACAAAGCGGACGAGGTACCGAAGGATAAGCTTCTCAAGGTATTGGAAGCTGCCAATTGGGCGCCGTCCAACGGGAATGAGCAGGCCTGGAATTTCTTTGTTGCCAGGGGAGAAGCAGTTGTCAAAGTATGCAAGGTGTTTTCCGATTTTGCCCGGGACTACATACCAAAGGCTGCCTATATTCCTGACGATCAGAAGGCGGCAATGCTGAAATATGCCGAGAACTTTGGCGGCGCGCCAATACACATCATCATAACCTATGAATTGTTCGAAGGGAATGCCGAGAAGACCGAAAAATCTTTGATGGCGGCTTGCGCTGCTGTACAGAATCTTCTTCTGGCAGCCTGGGAGGAAGGACTTGGGACAGTGTGGATCGGCGGGGAAACATGCCATTCTTCAATAACCAGAGAAGTTCTAGGTCTTAGGAATACCCAAAAAATTGCCGCAATTATTCCGATTGGCTATCCGGCTGAAGCTCCCCTTGTCACAAGAGAAGATGTACAAAGCAAGATTACGTGGATTGGCTTCTAA
- a CDS encoding 4'-phosphopantetheinyl transferase family protein has product MNTKWIGKADISDGCNTYTEWFSVKFAQREYKVCLNFLKIIDFDQMTSVRQFLHEEENRYFETLQYKLRIKSFLLGRYSAKKAVSALTGQTNFKKIQIKNGVFNQPLVVCETGGNTQVSLSHCEDSAVAAAFHEMLILGVDIEKISRNTFSGVEAELTQHEKELADSVNCSYESFLLMIWTIKESLSKVLRTGLTIPLSILEIKNIEVHNGYFVSDFTNFFQYYSITFMAGEYIYSMTYPKKAEINLDMNRLKSGLYKMF; this is encoded by the coding sequence ATGAATACAAAATGGATTGGAAAAGCTGACATTTCAGATGGATGCAATACCTATACAGAATGGTTTTCAGTAAAATTTGCGCAGAGGGAGTATAAAGTCTGCCTGAACTTTTTAAAAATTATTGATTTTGATCAAATGACAAGCGTTAGACAGTTTCTTCATGAAGAGGAAAACCGGTATTTTGAAACTCTTCAGTATAAACTGAGGATCAAAAGTTTTCTTTTAGGAAGATACTCTGCTAAAAAAGCTGTTTCTGCATTGACTGGTCAAACCAATTTTAAAAAAATTCAGATTAAAAACGGCGTTTTTAATCAACCGCTGGTAGTTTGTGAGACCGGCGGCAACACCCAGGTAAGCTTGTCTCACTGTGAAGACAGTGCAGTAGCGGCCGCTTTTCATGAGATGCTTATTCTTGGCGTTGATATTGAAAAGATTAGCCGTAATACATTTTCAGGCGTTGAAGCAGAGCTGACACAACATGAAAAGGAGCTTGCCGATAGCGTCAATTGTTCTTATGAAAGCTTTCTGCTGATGATTTGGACAATCAAGGAATCTCTTTCCAAGGTGCTTAGAACCGGGCTAACCATTCCTTTAAGCATTTTAGAAATAAAAAATATTGAAGTACATAACGGCTATTTTGTTAGCGATTTTACAAATTTTTTTCAATATTATTCGATTACCTTTATGGCAGGAGAGTATATTTACTCAATGACCTACCCGAAAAAAGCTGAAATAAATTTAGATATGAACCGACTGAAGAGCGGTTTATATAAAATGTTCTAA
- a CDS encoding beta-ketoacyl synthase N-terminal-like domain-containing protein, with protein sequence MKKYKPSDLVITGLGITTAVGQGKTDFTAALMEGEHAFGFLQRPGRQSSPAFLGAEISSLTYPERFSQRLLRKASFGSQVALVTLNEAWEEANLAAVDSERIGLVIGGSNIQQREMNQIHESYKDRVSFIPPTYGMSFMDSDLCGICTEQFRIQGMAYTVGGASASGQVAVIQAIQAVLSGQVDVCIALGAVMDISYWECQALRSLGAMGSDRYAAEPEQACRPFDQNRDGFIYGECCGAVVIERESFAVERNVKPYSAVLGWAMVMDGNRNPNSSYDGEVKVINRALSQAHLSPQEIDYINPHGSGSNIGDEIELSAIIDCKLDHAFINATKSIVGHGLSSAGIVEVVATLLQMKGARLHPTRNLDKPINSSLNWVRNQAVFCDFKNALTLSFGFGGMNTALCLTKY encoded by the coding sequence ATGAAAAAGTACAAACCGTCTGATTTGGTGATTACGGGCTTAGGAATTACCACGGCTGTTGGACAAGGCAAAACCGACTTTACTGCCGCGCTCATGGAGGGTGAGCACGCTTTCGGCTTTCTGCAGCGACCTGGCCGGCAAAGCAGTCCGGCTTTCCTGGGCGCTGAGATTTCGTCGCTGACTTACCCGGAGCGGTTTTCTCAACGACTTTTAAGAAAAGCCTCTTTTGGGAGCCAGGTAGCTTTGGTTACTCTGAATGAAGCCTGGGAGGAAGCCAATCTGGCTGCTGTAGATTCTGAACGAATAGGCTTAGTGATTGGCGGATCCAACATTCAACAAAGAGAAATGAATCAAATTCATGAGTCTTACAAAGACCGTGTCAGCTTTATTCCGCCAACCTATGGAATGTCTTTTATGGATAGTGATTTATGTGGAATTTGCACCGAGCAATTTAGAATTCAGGGCATGGCGTATACCGTAGGCGGAGCATCGGCCAGCGGGCAAGTGGCGGTTATTCAGGCAATTCAAGCCGTTCTAAGCGGTCAGGTTGATGTTTGTATTGCCTTAGGTGCGGTTATGGATATTTCCTACTGGGAATGTCAGGCGTTAAGATCTTTAGGCGCTATGGGGAGCGACAGATACGCCGCTGAACCTGAACAAGCGTGCCGCCCTTTTGATCAAAACCGGGATGGCTTTATTTACGGTGAGTGTTGTGGTGCAGTTGTAATTGAACGGGAAAGTTTTGCTGTTGAGCGAAACGTTAAGCCTTACTCTGCTGTTTTAGGCTGGGCCATGGTCATGGATGGAAATAGAAATCCCAACTCATCATATGACGGGGAGGTCAAAGTCATCAATAGAGCATTAAGTCAGGCGCATTTATCACCACAGGAAATCGACTATATCAATCCTCACGGGTCAGGCTCGAACATTGGCGATGAGATTGAACTTTCAGCAATTATTGATTGCAAGCTTGACCATGCATTCATTAATGCAACAAAATCGATTGTCGGTCATGGCTTAAGCTCTGCCGGCATTGTAGAAGTCGTTGCGACTTTGCTGCAAATGAAGGGGGCCAGACTTCATCCAACGCGAAATTTAGACAAGCCTATCAATTCTTCATTAAACTGGGTGCGTAATCAAGCTGTTTTTTGTGATTTTAAAAATGCCCTAACCCTAAGTTTTGGCTTTGGCGGGATGAATACGGCGTTGTGTTTGACGAAGTATTAG
- a CDS encoding acyl carrier protein encodes MTKENIFDLVVRHTREVIPELEEHRFSLTDRLMELGANSVDRAEIIGMTMEALSLSIPRVALFGANNIGELVDVFYEKVQTV; translated from the coding sequence GTGACAAAAGAAAATATTTTTGACTTAGTTGTACGCCATACCCGGGAAGTGATTCCTGAATTGGAAGAACATCGATTCTCTTTAACTGACCGATTAATGGAGCTTGGCGCCAATTCTGTTGACCGGGCTGAAATTATTGGCATGACAATGGAAGCATTATCACTGTCTATTCCACGTGTCGCGTTGTTTGGCGCAAATAATATCGGTGAATTGGTTGATGTGTTCTATGAAAAAGTACAAACCGTCTGA
- a CDS encoding 4Fe-4S dicluster domain-containing protein — protein sequence MGHIAVKDVYRHLGDKIDKLNVRAPWNEALYKVLTELYTATEADVVVKMPYGVADLARIAAVTGYPKEQLADILAGLAEKGLVVDLYHAGEYHYFPSPLLEGFFEYTMMRTRGSLDSRHWAELFHAYWIGSDVFYKANLNDGQKMVSFRVVPHTGTVATEDVVEILPYEKAEAIVDSHKKFAIGICACRHEAHHANFKSCDLPLETCVSFDFMAEWLISHGMAKEVKREEILDNLERCKDLGAFFSAENSHNAKVLCCCCSCCCGIVRAINQFGYTNALMTSNFIAEVNAQTCIGCGKCAQACPIQAIVLEPAGPAAGDRAAKRLLAKVDRSICLGCGLCSLKCHCQALYLKKRKQQVIYPATTFERNILACLEKGTLQYQLFDNPQSLSHTVMRGLVGGFLQLPVVKKALMSDTLRSRFLGVLTDLVKKQGLEWVLKL from the coding sequence ATGGGACATATAGCGGTGAAAGATGTCTACCGTCACCTGGGAGATAAAATCGACAAACTAAACGTTAGAGCGCCATGGAATGAGGCGTTGTACAAGGTTTTGACGGAGCTGTACACCGCGACGGAAGCCGATGTGGTGGTCAAAATGCCGTACGGCGTCGCCGATCTGGCAAGAATTGCCGCCGTAACAGGCTATCCGAAGGAGCAACTGGCGGATATACTGGCAGGTCTGGCCGAAAAGGGGCTGGTCGTGGATCTGTACCACGCCGGTGAATATCACTACTTTCCTTCTCCCTTACTGGAGGGATTTTTTGAGTACACCATGATGAGGACGAGGGGGAGTCTGGACAGCAGGCATTGGGCCGAGTTGTTCCATGCCTATTGGATCGGAAGCGATGTTTTTTATAAGGCCAACTTAAACGACGGTCAGAAAATGGTCAGTTTCAGAGTGGTGCCCCACACCGGAACGGTGGCGACCGAGGATGTGGTGGAAATTCTGCCTTATGAGAAGGCCGAGGCGATCGTGGACAGCCATAAAAAATTTGCCATTGGCATATGCGCCTGCCGTCATGAAGCCCATCACGCCAATTTCAAATCCTGCGATCTTCCGTTAGAAACCTGCGTCAGCTTTGATTTCATGGCGGAATGGTTAATCAGCCATGGCATGGCTAAGGAAGTGAAGCGGGAGGAAATACTGGACAATCTGGAGCGTTGCAAAGACTTAGGCGCGTTTTTTTCAGCGGAAAACAGCCATAATGCTAAGGTTTTATGTTGCTGCTGTTCGTGTTGCTGCGGCATCGTCCGGGCGATTAACCAGTTTGGTTATACCAATGCTTTAATGACTTCAAATTTTATCGCCGAGGTCAATGCCCAAACCTGCATTGGCTGCGGGAAATGTGCCCAGGCCTGCCCGATCCAGGCCATTGTTTTGGAACCGGCCGGCCCAGCCGCCGGAGATAGGGCCGCGAAGCGCCTGCTGGCCAAGGTTGACCGCTCTATCTGCCTGGGCTGCGGGCTCTGCTCGCTGAAATGCCATTGCCAAGCCTTATACCTGAAGAAGAGAAAGCAGCAAGTCATTTACCCGGCAACCACCTTTGAACGGAATATCCTGGCCTGTCTGGAAAAGGGGACGCTCCAGTATCAGCTTTTTGACAACCCGCAATCGCTTAGCCATACCGTCATGAGGGGGCTGGTGGGCGGTTTTTTGCAGCTGCCTGTGGTCAAAAAGGCGCTCATGAGTGATACGCTGCGCTCGCGGTTTTTAGGCGTTCTCACCGACTTGGTGAAGAAACAAGGTCTCGAGTGGGTGTTAAAGCTGTAA
- a CDS encoding NAD-dependent epimerase/dehydratase family protein: MSNHKVFITGATGFIGSSVAEAFCQAGLQVGCLVRKDSNLRNIAGLPAELKYGDLTRQETLAAALEGFDSVVHVAAFANNWGDYSKFMESNVGGTLNLLGACLEKGIKDIIITSSTSVYGEEDSKTVKNEQSPLNSHYPYFADRFFPARINFYRDTKALEKQKAIEFAEIHGLNLTVIEPVWVYGERGGVPFYMYLQAVKAGAAFFPGSKRNKFHVVYSRDLARAYLLAHYKKLPGVNCFIIGNSQTEYMDRVFGLFCQEAGFKKPKNIPKYMVYPLALLLEMPALLFNSKKPPLLTRDAVNMLYDNNEYSVAKAETVLGFKNEYSLEEGIKRTVQWYKEHHFI; the protein is encoded by the coding sequence ATGAGTAATCATAAGGTATTCATAACCGGCGCCACAGGGTTTATCGGCAGCAGCGTTGCGGAGGCGTTTTGTCAAGCCGGTTTACAGGTTGGCTGCTTAGTCCGGAAAGACAGCAATCTGCGCAATATTGCCGGTTTGCCGGCAGAACTTAAATATGGCGACCTTACGCGCCAGGAAACGCTTGCCGCCGCTTTGGAGGGCTTTGACAGCGTGGTTCATGTCGCGGCCTTTGCCAATAACTGGGGCGATTATAGCAAGTTTATGGAGAGCAACGTAGGAGGGACGCTCAATCTTCTTGGCGCTTGCCTGGAAAAAGGGATCAAAGATATTATTATTACCTCTTCCACGTCGGTTTACGGCGAAGAAGACAGCAAAACTGTCAAGAACGAGCAATCACCCCTGAACTCACACTATCCCTATTTTGCCGACCGGTTTTTTCCCGCAAGAATCAATTTTTACCGTGATACAAAGGCGCTCGAAAAACAAAAGGCCATCGAATTCGCCGAAATTCATGGACTGAATTTAACCGTGATTGAACCTGTATGGGTTTATGGAGAAAGGGGCGGAGTTCCCTTTTATATGTACTTACAGGCGGTAAAAGCGGGAGCCGCCTTTTTTCCGGGATCCAAACGCAATAAGTTTCACGTAGTTTACAGCCGGGACCTGGCCAGGGCTTATTTACTTGCGCATTACAAAAAACTGCCGGGGGTGAATTGTTTCATCATCGGCAACAGTCAAACTGAGTATATGGACCGGGTCTTTGGCCTGTTTTGTCAGGAAGCGGGCTTTAAAAAACCCAAAAACATTCCTAAATATATGGTCTACCCGCTAGCCTTGTTGCTGGAAATGCCTGCTCTCCTTTTTAACAGCAAAAAGCCGCCTTTATTAACCAGGGATGCGGTGAACATGCTATATGATAATAATGAGTATTCGGTTGCCAAGGCGGAAACAGTACTGGGCTTCAAAAATGAATATAGTTTGGAAGAAGGCATTAAACGGACGGTTCAGTGGTATAAAGAACATCATTTTATCTGA
- a CDS encoding aminotransferase class I/II-fold pyridoxal phosphate-dependent enzyme, which translates to MVDRNSQVAQLSPEQKRTLLKQLLEEKAAGGKAGLQMAKAAGGNEQGQQDCGELPANIPEEYYRIAGFPDYLELSKQAELFAQLQIANPYFRVNEAIINNKTSIDGREYISYSSYNYLGFSGDERVTQAANEAAKRYGTSVSASRGATGEKPIHGELEAELASLIGVEDCVVYVGGHSANVSTLGCLLRPRDLVVCDALSHNSIIQGCILSGARRILFPHNNWEALEAILKQNRRNYERTLIVVEGVYSMDGDIARLPQFVDLKKRYKALLMVDEAHSMGILGRSGRGIGEYFGLDPRDVDVWMGTLSKTFASCGGYIAGSKELVQLLKYSAGGFVYSVGITPANAGAALAVARLLRSETGRVARLQNNARFFLEFAQANGLDTGLSKDSAVVPVIIRDSLKSIKLANALFQHGINVHPIFYPVVADGEARLRFFITSDHTEDQIRFTIETMKELRNKLVP; encoded by the coding sequence ATGGTTGATCGCAACAGTCAAGTGGCCCAGCTTTCACCGGAACAGAAAAGAACGCTGTTAAAGCAGCTGCTGGAAGAAAAAGCGGCCGGCGGCAAGGCCGGCCTGCAAATGGCAAAAGCGGCGGGCGGCAATGAACAGGGACAGCAGGATTGCGGGGAACTCCCCGCAAACATACCGGAAGAATACTACCGGATTGCCGGTTTCCCCGATTACCTGGAACTTAGTAAACAAGCGGAGCTGTTTGCCCAGCTGCAAATAGCCAATCCTTACTTTCGGGTTAATGAGGCCATTATCAATAATAAGACCAGCATTGACGGACGGGAATATATTAGCTATTCCAGTTATAATTATTTGGGTTTTTCAGGAGATGAGCGGGTTACCCAGGCGGCAAATGAGGCTGCAAAGCGGTATGGTACATCGGTTTCGGCCAGCAGAGGCGCAACCGGCGAAAAACCGATCCACGGCGAACTGGAGGCGGAACTGGCAAGTCTGATCGGCGTCGAAGACTGCGTCGTATACGTCGGAGGGCATTCGGCGAACGTTTCGACCCTTGGCTGCCTGCTGCGCCCCCGGGATTTGGTGGTCTGCGATGCCCTAAGCCATAACAGCATCATCCAGGGCTGCATTTTGTCAGGCGCCAGGAGGATCCTATTTCCGCATAATAACTGGGAAGCCCTTGAGGCTATTTTAAAACAAAATCGCCGGAACTATGAGCGCACCTTGATTGTGGTGGAAGGCGTTTACAGTATGGATGGCGATATTGCCCGCCTGCCCCAATTTGTTGACTTAAAGAAGCGCTACAAGGCGCTGCTGATGGTGGATGAGGCCCATTCAATGGGAATATTGGGCCGGAGCGGACGGGGGATTGGCGAATACTTTGGCCTTGATCCGCGGGATGTGGATGTGTGGATGGGAACCCTGAGTAAAACCTTTGCCAGTTGCGGGGGCTATATTGCGGGTTCTAAAGAATTGGTTCAGCTGTTAAAGTATTCTGCCGGCGGTTTCGTATACAGTGTTGGGATAACGCCTGCGAATGCGGGAGCAGCCTTAGCGGTTGCCAGGCTGTTAAGAAGCGAAACCGGCCGGGTGGCCCGCCTGCAAAATAATGCCCGGTTTTTCCTGGAATTTGCTCAGGCCAACGGCCTGGATACCGGTTTAAGTAAAGATTCAGCTGTCGTGCCGGTCATTATCAGGGATTCCCTAAAATCGATCAAGCTTGCCAATGCCTTGTTCCAACATGGCATCAACGTCCATCCCATTTTCTATCCCGTCGTCGCCGATGGTGAAGCCAGACTAAGGTTTTTCATTACCAGTGACCATACGGAAGACCAAATACGCTTTACCATTGAAACCATGAAGGAATTGCGCAACAAGTTAGTGCCTTGA